The following DNA comes from Phycisphaerae bacterium.
CGAGTACCTCGGCCACGTCTACACCCGCGACCACAACGCGTTCAACTCGACGCCCAAGTGCGTGCTGAACATCAGCCGCGAGAGCATGGCGCGGTACGGCTTTTCCCCGGCCACCCGCATCTTCGAAGCGGCTGGGGCCGGAGCGTGTCTGATCACCGATTACTGGGACGGCATCGAGCAATTCCTCGAACCCGAGCAGGAAGTCCTGGTCGCCCACGACGGCGATCAGGTCGCCGAACACCTGCACCGCCTCTCGCCCGCGCGGGCCCGTCAGATCGGGCAGGCCGCCCGGCAGCGGGTTCTGGCGGAGCACACCTACGCCCATCGGGCTGAGAAAGTGGAAGGGATATTCGAGGGGACTGAAGTTGACCGCTGACCGCGCGTGTCTGGACATCGTCATCGCCGGGTTGTCCATCACCTCGTCGTGGGGCAACGGCCACGCCACCACGTATCGCAGCCTGGTTCGCGAACTGATCCGTCTGGGTCATCGCGTGCTGTTTCTGGAGCGCGACGCGCCGTGGTACGCCGCGAACCGCGACCTGCCCAAGCCGCCGTACGGGCGAACCGCGCTGTATCGCGATCTGGCTGAGTTGAAGGATCGTTTCGCCGCCGAGGTCCGCGACGCCGATTGCGTGGTGGTCGGATCGTACGTGCCGGAGGGCGTCCAGGTCGGCCGGTGGGTCACCAGGACGGCCGGCGGGTTGACCGCATTTTACGATATCGACACGCCGATCACGCTGGCCAAACTGGAGGATCGCGACTACGAGTACCTGCACCCGGACCTGATCGCCCGCTACGGGCTGTACCTCTCGTTTACCGGCGGGCCCACGCTCGAGCTCATCGAGAAACGCTACGGTTCGCCCGCGGCCCGGCCGCTGTACTGCTCGGTCGATCCGGAGCTTTACTATCCGCAGGCCGCCGAACCGGCGTGGCATATGGGCTACATGGGCACCTACAGCGCCGACCGCCAGCCGCCGCTGGAACGCATGATGCTTCAGGCGGCGCGGCGGTGGCCGCAAGGGCAGTTCGTCGTGGCCGGACCGCAGTATCCCAAGACGATCAACTGGCCGGCCAACGTCGAGCGGATCGAGCACCTGCCGCCCGCCGGCCATCGGGAGTTCTACAACCGCCAGTCGTTCACCCTCAACGTCACGCGGCAGCGCATGGTCCGCGCCGGCTATTCGCCCAGCGTGCGGCTCTTCGAGGCCGCCGCCTGCGGCACGCCGATTATCAGCGATTCGTGGCCCGGGTTCGAGACGATTCTCGAACCCGGCCGCGAGGTGCTGATCTCCCGCAACGCCGATGAGACGCTGGCGTATCTGCGCGACATGCCCGAGTCGGACCGCCGCCTGATCGGCCAGAACGCCCGCCGGCGAATTCTGCAGAGTCACACCGCGGCCCGCCGGGCGGCGCAGTTCGAACGGTATATCATGGAACTTACGGCATAGCGATATTGCGGAGGGAGCGATATGACGACGTTCACCAATACAACCGAGCCGTTCAAGGAGATCCATAGCCAGGTTGAAGCCCTTGGGCCCTGGTTCCACAATCTGCACCTGCCGGACGGCACACAGACCGCTCCACAGAGCCCTTTCGGCGATTTCCCCGCGTGCAAGTGGGCGGAGGTCGGTCCGCATCTGCCGCACGACCTTTCGGAATGGACGGTCCTCGATATCGGCTGCAACGCCGGGTACTACAGTTTTGAGTTGGCGAAGCGCGGGGCTTGCGTGACCGCGATCGACTTCGATCCGCACTACCTGGCTCAGGCGCGTTGGGCCTGCCGCCAATTCGGTTTGGAGGACAGGATCGAGTTTAAACAGATGCAGGTCTACGACCTGGCCCATGCCCCGGAGAGCTATGACCTGATCCTGTTTCTCGGCGTGTTCTATCACCTGCGCCACCCGCTGCTCGCCCTCGACATCGTCGCCCAGCGGGTCAACCGCCTGCTGGTCTTTCAAACCCTCACCATGCCGGGGTTGGAGGTCTACACCAACACCGACAACTGGCCGATCGAGCACCGCGACCCGATGACCGAACCGGGTTGGCCGAAGATGGCGTTCATCGAGCACCGCCTGGCCGGCGATCCGACCAACTGGTGGGCGCCCAACCACGCCTGCTGCGAAGCCATGCTCCGCTCGAGCGGCCTGACCGTGATCGCCCGGCCCGGCCACGAGATCTACCTCTGCAAACCCGCCGACGACTACCGCCGCGATGAGTCCAACCCGACGCTGATCGAGCTTCTTTCGGCGACGGGACAGTCGAAGCGGCCGGCTTGGCCGGGATCGCCGTAGAGGTGGGCACATCACGCGGCACGTGCCTGCACGGCGGCCGGCCACACCGAAAAACCACAGCCGAGAAAAAAGCCTTGCAATACCTACCAATGCTATGTATAGTGGTGCAAGGTAAAGGAGGTGTCGGCATGGTCTCGAAGGAGTTGGTGGCCGCGTCGGGCGCGCCGCTGATATTGTCCATCTTGTCGCGGGGCGAGAGCTACGGCTACGCGATCATCCAGGAGGTCCGCGGGCTGTCGGGCGGACGGATGCAGTGGACGGACGGGATGCTCTACCCGGTGCTGCATCGCCTGGAGGAGCAGGGGCTGATCCGGTCGCGCTGGGGCATCTCGGAGACCGGGCGGAAGCGCCGGTACTACCGCCTCCGCAGCGAGGGCGGACGGGCGTTAAAGGACATGATGAATCAGTGGCAAGTGGTGTTCTCCACGTTAATGAAAGCGAGCGAGGGCGAACCATGTGCAACCTGAACGATCGTATTTGTCGGTGGCGAAGCGCATTGGCGGCGGGCGGTTCGTGCAGCGGGCAGGACCTCGACGAGCTCGAGTCGCACCTGCGCGAGCAGATCGGCCGGCTCGTCGAGACGGACCTGGCCGAGGATGAGGCGTTTCTGGTCGCGCGCCATCGGCTTGGCGATCCGGCGTCGCTGAGCGAGGAATTCGCCAAGGTGAACGCCGGAGCGGTGTGGCGGTCGCGGGTGTTCTGGATGGCGGGAGGATTCCTGGCGATCGAAATGATCTCGCAATTTGCTGGCCTGCTCTCCCGCGTTTGCGCGCTGGCGGGGCTGCACGCCGGACTGAGCCCTGAGACATCCGGTTGGTTCAGCGCGGGAGGTCGGGTTCTGGCCCTGGCGTTTGCATTCGGCGCAGCCTGGGCGGTGCTAAGCGGCAAGACGCTGAAGCTCCGGCGGCGCTTGAGCGAGCTGACGTCGGGAGCTTCGCTGAAAGCCCGGCTGATCCTGCTGGTCCCAGCCGTGCTGATCATCGTGTTCGGCGCGGGCACGATGCTCACGGCGATGGCATCCAACCGTTTGCTCAGGCCGGAGGATCTTGGAGATGTGTACATGAAGCAAGCATACTTCCACTCAGCCTGGTCGGTGCTGCTGCCGCTGGCGATGGCGGTTCTGATGGTGGTGCTGTCGCGACGGAAGATCGAGACGGCTGAAGCATGAACCGCAGCCGTGGGCCCGCCATTTCCGGTCTGCTGGACCGGTGCGACGGCTATGGGCTGTGGCACTCGCGTTGCCGCAGCAGGGTGATGCCGGCTGGTGGGAGGGACAGGGTGGCGAGTGCGGCTGGGGCGGCGAGGCAGGCGAATCCCGATCCGTCCGGCGTTGGCGGGACCGTGGCGAGGAACACGTCGTCGGGAACGGAATCGATGCCCGTATTGTCTTTGATGACGTGGCCAAGGCGGCGGTTTTCGAGGAATTGCCGGTCGGCTTCGGTGAACGCCGGATCGTTGGCGTACCAGAAACGATCGCCGTCGCGCAGAGCCTCGAACTGGCGCTTCACGACGGCCAAGATCCGTTCGCCGACAAGGGCCTTGGGCCAAGCCAACCCATGCCGGCTGTGATCACCGGAAACATCAAGTAAGCCAGTCCGATGTCTTTGCGTAATCGATAAGGCTCATCTTCATCGGCCCGCTCATGAACATCAGCAGATCGAGACCGATGCTGATCGCCAGCCATGACAGACCGAGCGCGAGTCCCCGGATCGGCGATGCGACCGCCGCCGGCCTGACCGCGGCGAAGACCACCGCCGTGACAGAGAGAACGACCGGCATGATCGATTCGAACAGGAGCCGGTCGCCGGCGCGGACGCCCGACAGGGTCACCGCAATCGCGAAGGGGGCCAGCCAGACGCCCACACCGGAGACGATCATCCATTTCCAGTTCTTCATCACGTTCCCTTTCCATCGACGGTCGGCGCCGCATGTGACAGCTCATCCAGGCGCGTCCACGCCCGCTCCTCCCGGTCGGCCACGTCCATCAGCAGACCGGCCGCCTCGGCCAGGTCGCAGCCGACCTTGTCGGGATCCGACGACTGCTTGAATCGGCGCGCCACGTCCTCCCATACGTCGCCGATCCGCCGCATCTGGTCGCCGACGGCCGCGAGGCCGCTCTCGCCGGTGATCGTAGCCGCCTCGGACAGAAAACGCCCGTACATGTACCGAAACAACCCGACACCGGTCCCTCCCGTCGCGTCGATGAAGATCGAGGCGTTGAAGCAGGCGTACCGCAGTTCGTCATCGCCCAGCGTCTTGGGCCACCGGCGCACAGCCGCTGACGCCTTGCGAATGCCTTTGACCCCCAGATTGGAGATCGGCGGCTGCAGCATGCCGCCGACCGTTTTCCGAATGGCCTGCCATGTCTGGGCGGCCGTCGGCGATCGTTTCGCGGAGAAATCGAACGCAAACAACGCATGCTTCGGAGGAAAGGGTTTGTGTGTGGAACCGCGGGCCTGAGCGAGGTCGTTCAGGCTCACCGGATGAAGCGACTCGTCGCGATCGGCCACGAGGACCTGTCCGGCGTCTCGGTCAATTCCCGCCACGACAACGACGTGGCCGCCGAAATGGTAATCCTCGGGAAGGTCGAAATAGGGCAGAAATCCCATGTCAACCTGGATCATAGCCGGCCCGTGCGACAGCGCTTCCAGCAGCACCTTCTCCGCCTTGCCGGCGCTGCCCGTCGTGAGGCAGTCGACGCGTACGCCCGTCCGCCGGCCGGCGGTCGCAGCCAGCCCCTCCTCTCCCGGCCGGCCCGTGTTCGCCCGTCCGCCCAGAAACGGCGGCATGCCCTTCATGTGCCAGTAAATAAAGCCGACCCCCTCACCAAGCCCCAGCAGGAGATCCTCGCTGACGGGATGGCGGTGGAAATCATAGATGTGCCGCATCGATCCGGTGACGCAGTGATCGGTTTTGAATTGCCGAAATCCGTCAAACGGTTTGAGCATGGGATTCTCCCGCTGTTCTCTGCGAAAGCCGCCTCATCAGTTTCCTGACCCACGACAACTCCGCCCGCGTCATGGTCAGGCTCAGATCGAACAGGTGTTCGACGTGCCACGGCGTTCGATGGTCGGCCCGCGCAGCCCGGCGGCTGGTCCGGATGCGGGCCTCCCGTTCTTCGAGACCGCGGCAATAGCGCGAGAGCGCCGCGATCGCCTCGGCCGGCGGCAGTCCGGGCAGATTGGCCAGCCCCACCAGCAGAGGGGTGGTTCGTCGGACCGGCGTCGAGATCGCCTCGAGCGTGCCTGCGCGCCACGCCGCCATGCCTCGTTCAGTGGCTCGATAGACCCGCCGCGGCGGCCCGGCTGTCTCCTGATCCTCCATTTCGCTAACCACGCAGCCCTTCGCTTCCAGCTTCTTGAGGATGTAGTAGATCGACGAGAAGCCGATCTCCGCCCAGTCGCGCATGCCCCGCTCCTCGATGACCTGCTCGATCTCGTAGCCGTGCCGCGGCGATTGGACGATCAGACTCAAAATGGCCAGGTCCGCTGTGGTCATGCCGTCTATTCTAGTTATAGGATAGCTGCGGTCAAGTGGAAATCCGCCGACCTGGAAAAGGGGACATTCTACTTTTTGCTCCGAGCCGACGAAACCGGGAAGGTGAAAGAAGACGGGAAAAAGTAGAATGTCCCCTTTTCCTATGTCGATGAGTTCAGTTGATGGACCGGGTTCTGATGGTGGAAAGGCAGGCTGAGATGCGGATGCGAGAAGCGTTGTTGTGTGGCGTGTGTTGTTGGGCGGCGGGTGTCGTTCTCTGCGGCTGTGCTCAGACGGGCCGGCACGAGACGCTCTACCAGGTATCGACGCTGGCGGCGTTGATGGATGGGCGGTACGACGGCTTGACGACGGTGGCCGACCTGCGGACCCGCGGCGATCTGGGTATCGGCTGCTTTCACGCTCTCGATGGCGAGATGATCCTGCTGGACGGGCGGTGTTTCCGTGTTTCCGCCGACGGCCAGGTCCGCCAAGCCGGTCCGCGGGACACGATGCCTTTCGCGGCGGTGACGTTTTTCGAGGCCGAGAAGGGCTGGCCCCTTGCCGCCGGGTGGACCTTCGAGCAGTGCCGCAACGAGTTGGACAGCCGCTTGCCGACGGCCAATCTTCCCTACGCCATTCGTATTACCGGGCGATTCGCCTACGTCAAGACCCGTAGCGTGCCGAGACAGGCCAAGCCGTATCCGCCGCTGGTGAAGGTGGCGGAGCATCAGCCGACGTTCGAGTTCCGCGACGTCGAGGGCGTCATGGTGGGCTTCCGCCTGCCCGAGTACCTTTCCGGCGTGAACATGGCCGGCTATCACCTGCACTTTCTGACGGCCGATCGGACCGGCGGCGGCCACGTGCTGGACTTTACAGCCGAAGACGCCCGGATCGAGATCGACGACTGCTCGCGGTTCGATCTGGTTCTGCCGACGGATGAAGCGTTTGGCAAAGCCGACCTGTCGAAGGCCAACCGCGACGTGGAAACAGTCGAGAGGTGACCACCGGCACACGGCCAGCGGCTGGGTGTCGCCCCGATTCTATAGAGGGTCAGGGTTCGCGACCCACGGCCCCATGTCCTCGGGCTGCCAGACCAAAGGGGTGTTGTTCACCGACCGCACCGTCACCGTCTTGCGCTCCACCTTCTCCACATGCCAGTCCGTGAACAACAGATTGGTGGCGAGATTGTGTCGGTAATTCACATCGTCGTTCTGAAGGCGCCAACGGCCCTTCAGTGAGACCGTCGTTCCCCCGACGTCGCCGTCGAACAGCAGCACCGTCTGGTCGAGACGGGTCAGCGTATTCAGTTGCCGATACGGACGGTAGTATTCGCCGGGCACCGTCTCCGCCAGCTTGCTGTTCATCCGGTAGCTCTCTTCGCAGTTCGGATCGGTCTTGGCCACCGTCGGACAGATCTTGACGTTCTCCAACCCCTCCTGGCTGCCGGATCCCGTCCAGTTGATGGCGTCGTACCAGCAGATACGGCCGAGCAACTCGTCGCCGCGGTCCTCGTACGGCAGGAAGTTCGAATGGTCCTCCGCGTAGATCGTCATCATGGCCGCCCACTCCGCCAGGTTGCTCTGACAGACCACCGCGCGGGCGTTTTCGCGGGCGCTGGACAAGGTGGGAACCAGCAGCCCGACCAGCAGCGCGATGATCGCGATGACCACCAGAAGTTCGACGAGGGTGAAGGCCGCCGATCGCCGATCCGGATTCTGTATTCTCCGTGCCACCTTATCCTCCTGCTGAAACCGCCTGACCCACAAGCAGACAGAAGCGCCGGAACCGTCCTCGTCGGCTGCCCGGTCGAAGAACTCGCAAACGTCCCTTTTTGGACTCCGACGCCACGTCACCATAGCAAATCCATTTGTCATTATAAACTATCTGCCGACAGAATCAACCTCCGCTCCATCGCGAGAGGATCGCAAGCCGCTCCCCTCATCGCCGCAGCGTCGCCCGCAGCCGCAGCGGGCTCAGGATCAGGTCCAGTCCGTCGCGGATGTCCCGCACCACCACGTCCGCCACCCCCAGCAATTCGCCCGCTGCGCCCTCCGGACCGATCACCGCGACGCCCAGACCGGCCGCCCGCAGCGCGGGAACATCGTTCCGCCCGTTGCCGATCGCTGCGACGTGCTCGGCCCCGAACGTCTTGATAGCCGCCGCTTTGTCCCTGCCGTTTCGAATGATGCGCATTTCGACCGAAAGCCCCTCCAGACTCCCCGCCGCCTTGCCGAGCGTGTCCGCGGTCAACACGGTGATCGGCATCCGCCGGCTGATCTTCCTCAGCCGCGCCGCCACGCCCGGCAGCAGCCGGCCGTCCTTCGACAGCGTGCCCGTGAAATCCAGCACCAGCCGCTTGAGCACCAGCGGCGGCTCGCCCGGCAATTCGACCACGACCGGATCAGTTGAACTCACAGTCAAACCCTCGCCACGAGACGCGCAGCGGCTTCATTGGCACCGTCGAGGTAAATATAGACCCCGCCGACGGGATTCGCCACGGGTTTTCGAATCGGCAAAGACTGGACCGCGCCCCGGCGTTCATCTATCATGTTGCTCCGGCTGCCGATGATGCCGACGGGTTGTCGGCAATTTCATCGGCCTTACGCAAGACTGTTTCGACGAAGGAGCGAACTATGGACGGGTTTCCCATCGGCTTCTGGAACTACGCCCTGGCCAACCGGCCGGAGGCCATGCGGGTGCGGGACTGGGTTGACGCCGGCATGACC
Coding sequences within:
- a CDS encoding glycosyltransferase, with amino-acid sequence MDIVIAGLSITSSWGNGHATTYRSLVRELIRLGHRVLFLERDAPWYAANRDLPKPPYGRTALYRDLAELKDRFAAEVRDADCVVVGSYVPEGVQVGRWVTRTAGGLTAFYDIDTPITLAKLEDRDYEYLHPDLIARYGLYLSFTGGPTLELIEKRYGSPAARPLYCSVDPELYYPQAAEPAWHMGYMGTYSADRQPPLERMMLQAARRWPQGQFVVAGPQYPKTINWPANVERIEHLPPAGHREFYNRQSFTLNVTRQRMVRAGYSPSVRLFEAAACGTPIISDSWPGFETILEPGREVLISRNADETLAYLRDMPESDRRLIGQNARRRILQSHTAARRAAQFERYIMELTA
- a CDS encoding TIGR04290 family methyltransferase, coding for MTTFTNTTEPFKEIHSQVEALGPWFHNLHLPDGTQTAPQSPFGDFPACKWAEVGPHLPHDLSEWTVLDIGCNAGYYSFELAKRGACVTAIDFDPHYLAQARWACRQFGLEDRIEFKQMQVYDLAHAPESYDLILFLGVFYHLRHPLLALDIVAQRVNRLLVFQTLTMPGLEVYTNTDNWPIEHRDPMTEPGWPKMAFIEHRLAGDPTNWWAPNHACCEAMLRSSGLTVIARPGHEIYLCKPADDYRRDESNPTLIELLSATGQSKRPAWPGSP
- a CDS encoding PadR family transcriptional regulator, producing MVSKELVAASGAPLILSILSRGESYGYAIIQEVRGLSGGRMQWTDGMLYPVLHRLEEQGLIRSRWGISETGRKRRYYRLRSEGGRALKDMMNQWQVVFSTLMKASEGEPCAT
- a CDS encoding BtrH N-terminal domain-containing protein, with product MLKPFDGFRQFKTDHCVTGSMRHIYDFHRHPVSEDLLLGLGEGVGFIYWHMKGMPPFLGGRANTGRPGEEGLAATAGRRTGVRVDCLTTGSAGKAEKVLLEALSHGPAMIQVDMGFLPYFDLPEDYHFGGHVVVVAGIDRDAGQVLVADRDESLHPVSLNDLAQARGSTHKPFPPKHALFAFDFSAKRSPTAAQTWQAIRKTVGGMLQPPISNLGVKGIRKASAAVRRWPKTLGDDELRYACFNASIFIDATGGTGVGLFRYMYGRFLSEAATITGESGLAAVGDQMRRIGDVWEDVARRFKQSSDPDKVGCDLAEAAGLLMDVADREERAWTRLDELSHAAPTVDGKGT
- a CDS encoding helix-turn-helix transcriptional regulator; amino-acid sequence: MTTADLAILSLIVQSPRHGYEIEQVIEERGMRDWAEIGFSSIYYILKKLEAKGCVVSEMEDQETAGPPRRVYRATERGMAAWRAGTLEAISTPVRRTTPLLVGLANLPGLPPAEAIAALSRYCRGLEEREARIRTSRRAARADHRTPWHVEHLFDLSLTMTRAELSWVRKLMRRLSQRTAGESHAQTV
- the budA gene encoding acetolactate decarboxylase, yielding MDRVLMVERQAEMRMREALLCGVCCWAAGVVLCGCAQTGRHETLYQVSTLAALMDGRYDGLTTVADLRTRGDLGIGCFHALDGEMILLDGRCFRVSADGQVRQAGPRDTMPFAAVTFFEAEKGWPLAAGWTFEQCRNELDSRLPTANLPYAIRITGRFAYVKTRSVPRQAKPYPPLVKVAEHQPTFEFRDVEGVMVGFRLPEYLSGVNMAGYHLHFLTADRTGGGHVLDFTAEDARIEIDDCSRFDLVLPTDEAFGKADLSKANRDVETVER
- a CDS encoding type II secretion system protein; the protein is MVTWRRSPKRDVCEFFDRAADEDGSGASVCLWVRRFQQEDKVARRIQNPDRRSAAFTLVELLVVIAIIALLVGLLVPTLSSARENARAVVCQSNLAEWAAMMTIYAEDHSNFLPYEDRGDELLGRICWYDAINWTGSGSQEGLENVKICPTVAKTDPNCEESYRMNSKLAETVPGEYYRPYRQLNTLTRLDQTVLLFDGDVGGTTVSLKGRWRLQNDDVNYRHNLATNLLFTDWHVEKVERKTVTVRSVNNTPLVWQPEDMGPWVANPDPL
- a CDS encoding HAD hydrolase family protein; the encoded protein is MSSTDPVVVELPGEPPLVLKRLVLDFTGTLSKDGRLLPGVAARLRKISRRMPITVLTADTLGKAAGSLEGLSVEMRIIRNGRDKAAAIKTFGAEHVAAIGNGRNDVPALRAAGLGVAVIGPEGAAGELLGVADVVVRDIRDGLDLILSPLRLRATLRR